The Cinclus cinclus chromosome 28, bCinCin1.1, whole genome shotgun sequence DNA window cccccccccgACCCCTTGGCTCTCCCCGGTTCCCCGGCCCCGCTCTCCCGCTCTTTATTCCCGGTCCCCACCCCCGTTCCCCACCCCCGTTCCCCATCTCCCCCCATCCCCTCCGGTCCCCAGACCCCCCGTTCGCCGCACCCCCGCTCTCTCCGCCGCCCCCACTCACAGCTCCCCgaccccccccctcctccccgtCCCCTTCCCCGTGTTCCCcgctccccttccccagccccccACCCGCTGCCCCACTGCACCTCCCGCTCCCTCCGCCGCCCTTCCCGTTCCTGGCGCTTGGATGCGGCTCCTGCCCGGTGCCCCCGGTACCCCCCCGGTGCCCCCCGCCCGTACCTGCTGCAGGCGGCGGTGgccgccccccggccccgcgccccccACCCGCACGAGGCGGTGGCGGGGggaagcggcggcggcggcggcggggggacCCCCGGGGCTACCGGGACCGCTGTAGTCGGGCTGGGGGGGACGCGGGGGGGAGCGCCGAGCCCCCCGGCCCAGGTACTCCCGGAGCCACTTGGCCATGGCGGGGAGCGGCACCGGGACCGCCGGGACCCAGCGGCTCCGGGACCcgccgggaccccccccccgccgccgccggagCCGCTTTGTGTCGCCGCCGCGCGAGGCGCGGACCGGAGCCCCCTGATCAGCGCCCCCCCCCCATCCCGTGCCCGCCTCGCCGGGGGCACCGGCACGGGGGGGGGCGAGACCACCGAGGGGACACCGGCAGCGACAACGAGAGCAACACGGAGGGGCTTATCACCCCCCGCCCCCGGTGGTGGGGGGCACCGGGACCCCCAGACCTCAGCGATggcacaccccccccccccgcccccccccgccACAGGCTCCTCGGGGCTGTCTCTGGAGGCTGGAGGGATGCAGGGTTTTGGGGGAACAAGGAGCCcccccctgtcctggggaaCACCgggggctctgctccccatctatcctggggttttggggggttcagACGCCCTCAGACACTGGGGGCAGGAGGTTGGGAGCCCCTCCAGCCCTCTCCCGAATCCCTTCCTGGTATTGTCTGTCCCCAGAACAAAGGTCCCTCTCTGGAGTCCCacctggtgctgggggctggtgACAGCTGGGGAGTGGGGGGGGACACATCTGGGAGGACACAGCCAGagacaaccccccccccccccccacagcccctctcccagccttGGGATGAGCCCAGTGCCCAGCATTAATATTTGAAGAGGCTAATTAAGGCATGTGCACAGAATGCTaatggggttgggggggggaggggggctgCCCTTCTGGCCAGCTCTCCCTGATGCCCCGAAGTCCCCCTGCCACCATCCCCTCTGTGAGGGGATTAATTAGCCAGAGGCTGCTCAGAAATTAGAGGTGGGTGCCTTGATGAAGGGGAAGTTCACGGCCATGGGTGAGAAGGGCCCCACTTGGGGTgggtgggcactgggaggggGGTCCCTGTCATTGGGGTGGGggtccctggagcaggagctgacaGTGCCCACGCACAAATCACTCTCcggaagaaaatgaaacaactgGCTCTGCCAGATCCAATTTATTCCAGACTTGTGGCTTCTGGAGCCCAGCAGGCTCAGAATGGTGGGGAGAGGGGTTTGTCCCCGAGCTCCTGGGGACATCTCGggggggtggtggtggcaggacagccctgtccccacagtgagGGGCTGGATGAGCCCCCCAGGTCTGTGCAAAGGTTGGGTCTGAGACACCCTGGCACAGAAAGAGCTGGGGGTGAAGTGAAGGAGGGGGGCTGAGCACTCACCTTCCCCTGCACCCCAGTGGGAAGGATCCAAGGTCCCTCAGggcaccccaaacccaaccTGGGCATGATCACTGCCGGGGGTGAGAGGAGCGGCACCCCCAGAATGGACACAGCAGAgtcctgtccagccctggcacttcCCAACACATCCTGGGAGAAGGGCTGGGACACTCCAGACACTGCCAGGGCTTCCTCCAGGattcctgctgcagggaaaacaccttccctgtgctgctgctgctgctgcagggcaggacgAGGGAACAGCAGTGCCCTGGATCGTACGTGgccctggctgtgcttccagctcCGTGTggggctccaggagcagggggAGCCAGAACAGCCCCTaccctgcccatccctgcccctaacctgcccatccctgccctgtccctgccctgcaggctcCTCAGTCGCTGGCACTGTCCTCGCTGTCTGAGTAGGCTCCCAACAAACCCAGCGAGGacgtggctgctgctgctgctgctggaagtgagcctggaagaggagggagagagaggattTGGTCAGGTCCAGCCTCCCGAGGGCAAACCCCAGCGTGGAAACACCATCCTGGCTGGCTGCTCACAGCTGGAGATTCCAAGCTGAGCCTCATCCCTGGGGGATCCTGAGGTCAGGGAGGATAAATCAGGTGGACAGGgagcccctgcatccctgggctggagcctccCTCCTTCACCCTGCAAGGAAGCACCAGGGTCTGGGACCCCCTTCTCCCTCCACAGCCCGCTGGGAGATCCCAGACcctggaaaaggagagaggagcCAGCTCTGGTCTCCCATTATCCCAATCCTTgggacagcagccaggagcaggtgGCTGGAGAAGCACAGGGAAAAGGGGACACCTCCAAGAGCTGGGATCCCAGGGAACCCCTGAGGGCAGGGGGACTCACTAAGCCAAACCTTACTGAGTCAACCAGCCCAGAAAAAATCAATCCCCATCTCTTTCCCCAAATCATGGATCCCCTGGCTTGCTGGGCAGCTCACggagctgctggaaaacctTCCAGCTTGTTTTGTGTTCCTTAGagcttcccagctccagcagttaGGAAGGATTTATCACCAGGCCCAAACCAAAGCAATTCCCCTGCTGTTCCAGCCCTATCCATGTTGTGACATTCCCAGGGCTGTATCTCCTGTTTTgaagctcctggctctgccaaCCCGTCCCCAAGGCCATGGCTTAGAGCCCAGAGCCAGGAAGGAGCCTCCCCTTCACCAGGAATCTCCTGGAAATGGGGACACCCCCCCGTTCCCACAGCTCCCCACCAAGGACCCCACGCCGTGCTCTGAGCACGGAACCAAATCCCACTGGGGACTGTCAGAGCCCTCCCCAGGGCCCAGCCCGGGGCAGGTACCACTGCTGGCCGTGCTGCCTCGGGTTTCCATCCCATTATCCAGGGCAGGATCTGGCTTCTGCTTCCTGCGGGCCACCAGCCCGGCCAGCTGggccttggtgctgagcttgCCCACGCTCCGCTCCCAGCTCTCCGTCCTTGGCTTcttgctctggggctgggggtcctgtgggacacagctggggtcAGGGGGCTCCAGCttggaggggacacggggggatTGGGGATAGAATCAGCAGAGATATGAGGAGAGGGGCCCAAGGGGGAACTGTGCCCCTGCAGTGATGGCACAGGCTGGACAAACAGGGATGTGGATCTGCAAAGCTGCCCCTGGAGATCCACATCCCACTGCCAGAGACCTGAGCCCAGCCTCGAGATGTCCCTGGTATGCCAAGGACGCAGAGaaaagaatcccaggatggtttggcttggaaggaccttaaagcccatccagtcccacatTCCACTATCCTtgggttgctccaagccctgtccaacctggccttggacactttcagccacagcttccctgggcaacctgttccagggtCTCCTTAACATCCAATCCAACCCCCCCGCCTCAGTTCCAGACCATTCCCCCGTGTCCTATCATTCCCTGCCTGGGGAAAAGTCATTCTCTCTGTTTTATCAGATCCTTTCGAGGCCActgagcagccctgccagccccgggTGCCTGCAGGTGGTCGAGCCACAGAACCCAGTGAATCCcagagccctgggcacagggattAGTGCTGGGCCACGGAACAAGGCTGGGATTAACCCCAGACCcactctgggcacagcagctttGATCCAGCCCAGCAGACACGGGGCCCTGGGGCAGGGATCGACAGcagcagagggcagggctgttTGTTGGGATAATCCCTCCCTCCAGGCCGGGCTCTGGGAGCTCTTTTGTTCTGCCTGAATCCAAAGCACAGGCCAGGGAGAGGGTCCAGAGCGCTGCAATCCtgcctgaagcagcagcagggcccagcagagctccttccccaggaagggaggatgggggcagctccatccctgcctttgTCACCAGGCACAGCCCCAAATTCCCGAGTGATCCCAGGCTCCTCTCAGCCCAGTGCACAGGCACAGAGCCTTTGGGAGCTGTTCAGGCGTGACATGGGCCCGGTGTCACTCAGAGCAGGGACACAatgggcacacacagctctgggacagaGGATCTGGGCTGGGGCTCTCTCACCTCCTGCAGGATATCTGTGGGTTTTGTCAGGGCTGTGGGATTCGGGCGGGGTTTTGCTGGTTCCTCGTCAGAGTCGGAATCCTCCAGGAGCCGGCGGTTCTGGGCCTGTTCTAGCATGGCCCTGTTGGGACAGAGGAATGCTGGAGCTGgatccatcccactgccaggCCCTGTTTgctccaggggagctgggacCAACAGCAGAGCCTTGGGATCCCCTTCCTAGGGGGTTTTACGGGATCTGGAGCTTCACCCCAGAGCAGGAACTGGGTCCATGTGAGGGCACTTCCAGGGGACTGGACCCCCTCCAGCAGCCCAGATCCCACAgaatcccagcctggctgggttggaaggaccttcCACTCCTTCTCCCTGAGCCTTTGCCATGACAGACTGGGATCTCCTCCTCCCACCTCCCCAGATCTTGGTAACTCACCCCcccctctccagcacagcccaggcccaGCCTGGCTCATCCCAATCCCAGCACTTCCAGCCCCCTCACTTCATCTCCTGCTcgtcctcctcctgctccttgcgcctctgctcctcctccagctctttGTACTGCTTCAGCATGGCCTCAAAATCCACATTGGCCTGGCGCTGGTTgagctccttcagctcctgcaggtTCTCCAGGACCTCCATCTCCAGCTTGGAGTCCTTGGTTCGGTTCTCCAGGACCTGGGTGGGATAATTTGGGATGTTTGAGGCATCAGAGCCTGACAGGAGCCTCCAACAACTCCCTGTGCTGGATGAAGCACAAGAGgatcctcctcatcctcatttTTGGGTAGGACAGGAAAGTCTGAATGGCTACAGAGTCACTGCTGTGGATGGGGAGAGTCGGGCAGAGTGGGAGAGGTTTTCCTGCAGTCCTTGTACCTTCATGGGATTGTTGagctcttcctcttccctctccttctgcatcctcttctcctcctcctccaggagcTTCTCTGCCTGGAAGTTCCTGGTGGCGCCGTGCTCCATGGTGTAATCCGTGTTCTCGGGATCTGTCTGAGGggggaacagcaggaaaaccacGGTGAGTGGGAATcctgctccagccagcccaCGGCCACCTCCAGAGCCACACATTCCCTGATTCCATGAACAAAACTGTCTCGGGAAAGGCTGATCCAGCCAAAAACCCACAGTGGGACTGGACTATCAGAGATTCATTGAAtgccctgagctggaagggaccatcAGCACCGGCCTCTGAATGGGACAATCCCACCAACCCCATTGTCCAAAAGCCCCTGGAGCTCTGACAGCCTCAGGTCTGTGCCCATTCCTTGGGGGAATTCACTGCCCCACCGCCCTTGGAAGAAAAAACCCTACCTTGATCCCCATCCCACTGATCTGCCACAGCTCTAGCCATTCCCTGGGATGCACCCTAAGCTCCCCCAGGCAAGGAGAGGCTCACCTTGAAGGTGATCTCAGCCAGGCAGCGTGTGCACTTGATGTAGAAGCGGAAGATGGGCAGCCCCAGGTAAGCC harbors:
- the YJU2 gene encoding splicing factor YJU2 produces the protein MSERKVLNKYYPPDFDPAKIPKLKLPKDRQYVVRLMAPFNMRCKTCGEYIYKGKKFNARKETVQNEAYLGLPIFRFYIKCTRCLAEITFKTDPENTDYTMEHGATRNFQAEKLLEEEEKRMQKEREEEELNNPMKVLENRTKDSKLEMEVLENLQELKELNQRQANVDFEAMLKQYKELEEEQRRKEQEEDEQEMKAMLEQAQNRRLLEDSDSDEEPAKPRPNPTALTKPTDILQEDPQPQSKKPRTESWERSVGKLSTKAQLAGLVARRKQKPDPALDNGMETRGSTASSGSLPAAAAAATSSLGLLGAYSDSEDSASD